A DNA window from Coregonus clupeaformis isolate EN_2021a unplaced genomic scaffold, ASM2061545v1 scaf2655, whole genome shotgun sequence contains the following coding sequences:
- the LOC121583106 gene encoding CMRF35-like molecule 6, with amino-acid sequence AYRVSVKTRGSTTIPCHYDQEYKTHVKYWCKGYYFQRCSPVVHTYPPKSTAKASISDDINQRTFTVNMTDLEPEDSGRYWCAVEVYGEPDVRIERFHLSVTPGTPELYVDQQEVTGVEGGSVIVKCYYSDIGNTEWCKSHGSVSCMWMNSGTLDGTSVTLQQTTDATIGNILMQPKLQQLNNPLSLQLLSLFRLTTQSKDLRGARRRTP; translated from the exons GTGCTTATCGTGTGTCTGTGAAGACAAGAGGCTCCACCACCATCCCATGTCACTATGATCAGGAATACAAAACCCATGTGAAATACTGGTGTAAAGGATATTATTTTCAACGTTGCTCCCCTGTTGTACACACTTACCCTCCTAAGAGCACAGCTAAGGCCTCAATCTCTGATGACATCAACCAGCGAACCTTCACTGTGAACATGACTGATCTGGAGCCAGAGGACTCTGGTCGTTACTGGTGTGCTGTAGAGGTCTATGGTGAACCAGATGTCAGGATAGAACGATTCCACCTATCTGTGACTCCAG GTACTCCAGAACTCTATGTGGACCAACAGGAGGTGACTGGAGTTGAAGGAGGGAGTGTCATTGTAAAATGTTACTATAGTGACATTGGAAATACGGAGTGGTGTAAGAGTCATGGCAGTGTCTCCTGTATGTGGATGAATTCTGGGACTCTAGATGGAACATCAGTGACCCTACAGCAGACCACTGATGCCACCATAGGAAACATCTTAATG CAACCCAAGCTCCAACAACTGAACAATCCTCTTTCTCTCCAACTGCTGAGCCTGTTCAGACTGACAACACAGTCCAAGGACCTGAGGGGGGCAAGGAGAAGGACACCATGA